A DNA window from Leptolyngbya sp. KIOST-1 contains the following coding sequences:
- a CDS encoding Uma2 family endonuclease, whose protein sequence is MVQLVDRPTEQRFIHAGVSWDNFKAIQQGFADSPGIRLFYFAGELEILSTSPEHEIVKGNLGYLIEDYLLGQGVEFVATGSFSQEREAIASVQADESYCFGPKKPIPDLAIEVVFTSGGPDKLKRYAALGVAEVWFWQAERISVYCLRSGGYQQASESQVVQGIDLDRLAHCAALESRSQAVNAFRQ, encoded by the coding sequence ATGGTTCAGCTTGTCGATCGACCTACCGAGCAGCGGTTTATTCATGCGGGCGTAAGCTGGGACAACTTTAAAGCGATTCAGCAAGGGTTTGCCGATTCGCCAGGCATTCGTCTGTTTTATTTCGCTGGGGAGCTAGAGATTTTGTCCACATCCCCAGAGCATGAGATTGTCAAGGGCAACCTCGGCTACCTGATCGAAGATTATCTGCTGGGTCAGGGGGTCGAGTTTGTGGCCACAGGCTCTTTCTCTCAAGAACGGGAGGCGATCGCCTCGGTTCAGGCCGATGAATCGTACTGTTTTGGCCCTAAAAAGCCTATTCCAGACCTGGCGATCGAGGTGGTATTTACCAGCGGCGGCCCCGATAAGCTCAAGCGCTACGCTGCCCTGGGCGTTGCCGAGGTCTGGTTTTGGCAGGCAGAGCGCATTAGTGTTTATTGCCTGCGATCGGGTGGCTATCAGCAAGCCAGCGAAAGCCAGGTTGTACAGGGCATTGACCTCGATCGCCTGGCCCACTGTGCTGCCCTAGAATCGCGTTCTCAAGCCGTTAACGCTTTTCGACAGTAG
- the dnaN gene encoding DNA polymerase III subunit beta: MKFICPQSELSAQLSSVSRAVSSRPSRPVLANILVTADIESQSVTLVGFDEVLGIETRFSAQVDEPGTLTLPAKLWGDIVSRLANEDITLESDGDSTTVTLTSSSGRYEVRGLSAEDYPSLPTVEDGEAIALSADALLNGLRGSLFATSGDETKQVLTGVHLMSETDALEFAATDGHRLSVVQTTDEAATETPAMDVTVPAKALRELERMIQGYNSNQPVALRLDETQVLFDLGAQRLTTRLLEGQYPNYRQLLPKQFARQVTVDRRLLMSSLERIAVLASQKNDIIKITLNSDEQSIALSVEAQEVGSGREELPAQVTGDDLDIAFNVRYLLDGLKAFDTTEVQMQCNAATSPAVFVPLGETKITYLVMPVQIRG, encoded by the coding sequence ATGAAGTTTATCTGCCCCCAGAGCGAGCTGAGTGCCCAACTTTCGTCGGTTAGCCGAGCGGTATCGTCGCGCCCCAGTCGGCCTGTGCTGGCCAATATTTTGGTAACGGCCGACATCGAAAGTCAGTCAGTGACGCTGGTTGGCTTCGATGAAGTGCTGGGCATTGAAACGCGCTTCAGTGCCCAGGTTGACGAACCGGGCACCCTGACGCTGCCTGCTAAGCTCTGGGGCGATATCGTATCGCGCTTGGCCAACGAAGATATTACCCTCGAATCGGACGGCGACAGCACCACCGTCACTCTGACCTCATCCTCGGGCCGCTACGAGGTGCGGGGCCTCAGTGCCGAAGACTACCCGTCGCTGCCTACGGTGGAAGACGGCGAAGCGATCGCCCTCAGTGCCGATGCCCTGCTCAACGGGCTGCGGGGTTCCCTGTTTGCCACCAGCGGCGATGAAACCAAGCAGGTACTGACAGGCGTCCACCTGATGTCGGAGACCGATGCCCTGGAGTTTGCCGCCACCGATGGCCACCGCCTCTCGGTGGTGCAGACCACCGACGAAGCCGCTACCGAAACCCCAGCCATGGATGTCACCGTACCCGCCAAGGCCCTGCGCGAGCTAGAGCGCATGATCCAGGGCTACAACTCCAACCAGCCGGTGGCCCTGCGGCTCGATGAAACCCAGGTGCTGTTTGACCTAGGGGCGCAGCGCCTCACCACCCGCCTGCTGGAGGGGCAGTACCCCAACTACCGCCAGCTGCTGCCCAAGCAGTTTGCCCGCCAGGTCACCGTCGATCGCCGCCTGTTGATGTCGAGCCTGGAGCGCATTGCGGTGCTGGCCAGCCAGAAAAACGACATCATCAAAATCACTCTCAATTCTGACGAGCAGTCCATCGCGCTCTCGGTCGAAGCCCAGGAGGTGGGCAGCGGTCGCGAAGAGCTGCCAGCCCAGGTGACTGGCGACGACCTCGATATCGCCTTCAACGTGCGCTACCTGCTGGACGGCCTCAAGGCATTCGACACCACCGAAGTGCAGATGCAGTGCAATGCGGCCACCAGCCCGGCGGTGTTTGTGCCCCTGGGCGAAACCAAAATCACCTACCTGGTCATGCCGGTGCAGATTCGGGGGTAG
- a CDS encoding universal stress protein codes for MYRKLLVALDNSASSAALFNHALELAQATAGTLLLVHCLSSQDSDTPMPMSATLESIYWAPGTELDLEAWRQAWVRYETESLENLRRYAAIANTAGVPTEFRQLVGSPATAICKVAQEWGADLILIGNRGRSGLTELVLGSVSNHVMHRAPCAVLVLKGTALSETETPAMAAEVA; via the coding sequence ATGTACCGCAAACTGTTAGTTGCTCTGGACAATAGCGCCAGCAGCGCCGCCCTGTTTAACCATGCCCTGGAGCTGGCCCAGGCCACCGCGGGCACCCTGCTGCTGGTGCACTGCCTCTCCAGTCAGGATAGCGACACCCCAATGCCCATGTCGGCAACCCTGGAGAGCATTTACTGGGCACCGGGCACCGAGCTGGATTTGGAAGCCTGGCGGCAGGCCTGGGTGCGCTACGAAACCGAAAGTTTGGAGAACCTGCGCCGCTATGCCGCGATCGCGAATACCGCTGGCGTACCCACTGAGTTTCGCCAGCTGGTGGGCAGCCCCGCCACCGCCATCTGCAAAGTTGCCCAGGAGTGGGGAGCCGACCTGATTTTGATCGGCAACCGGGGCCGCTCAGGCCTCACCGAACTGGTGCTGGGCAGCGTCAGCAACCACGTTATGCACCGTGCCCCCTGTGCCGTGCTGGTGCTGAAGGGCACTGCCCTGAGCGAGACTGAGACCCCCGCTATGGCGGCGGAAGTTGCCTAA
- a CDS encoding phytoene desaturase family protein, with protein sequence MAPTADIIIIGAGISGLAAGCYAQMNGYRTQIFEAHDQPGGLCTAWQRQGYTFDGGIHYIFGTGPGQPFYELWRELGALEGVEFTNQSEFMQIHGAQGEVLRVHSQPDELQAHLQALAPEDAKLIDAFCKGVRKFKEFDLSMLQQKPKTLMTAADWARLGKQVLPFMGVLGKWSQLSLSDLAGQVKTPFLRRALPHMFAWPDVPVMVGMSLLAYLDNRNAGQPMGAALTFARAIEQRYLELGGEIVYSAQVERVLVDDDRAVGVRLFNNETYRAKRVISACDGRRTIFDLLRGDYINRRIEKLYDGHLPLHSQLQVSLGVAMDFSHRPHWVTHLLDQPIAIAGQDRYEIGVKHYCFDPSLAPPGKSVVIVMLTSPYSYWQQLYGRSAYHAEESQEANILIQRLEEFYPGLGASIECMDVATPLSYERYTGNWQGASCGWLLTKDTLPLMVKGVPKRLPGLDNFYMVSQWTEPGGSLPIVALSGRNMIYEICREDGRVFEATIPG encoded by the coding sequence ATGGCCCCTACCGCAGACATCATTATCATTGGCGCTGGCATTTCCGGCTTAGCTGCCGGGTGCTACGCCCAGATGAACGGCTACCGCACTCAGATCTTTGAAGCCCACGACCAGCCGGGGGGGCTGTGCACCGCCTGGCAGCGGCAGGGCTACACCTTCGACGGCGGCATTCACTACATCTTTGGCACTGGCCCAGGGCAGCCCTTCTACGAGCTGTGGCGCGAGTTGGGAGCCCTGGAGGGCGTTGAGTTTACCAACCAGAGCGAGTTTATGCAGATCCACGGTGCCCAGGGGGAGGTGCTGCGGGTACACAGCCAGCCCGACGAGTTGCAAGCGCATCTGCAAGCGCTGGCCCCGGAAGATGCCAAGCTGATCGACGCCTTTTGCAAAGGGGTGCGCAAGTTTAAAGAGTTTGACCTGTCGATGCTGCAACAGAAGCCCAAGACGCTGATGACGGCGGCGGACTGGGCCCGGCTGGGCAAGCAGGTGCTGCCCTTTATGGGCGTGCTGGGCAAATGGAGTCAGCTCTCCCTGAGCGACCTGGCGGGGCAGGTGAAAACCCCCTTTCTGCGGCGGGCGCTGCCCCACATGTTTGCCTGGCCCGATGTGCCGGTGATGGTGGGTATGTCGCTGCTGGCTTACCTGGACAACCGCAACGCAGGTCAGCCGATGGGGGCAGCCCTCACCTTTGCCCGCGCCATTGAGCAGCGCTACCTGGAGTTGGGGGGCGAAATTGTCTACTCGGCTCAGGTGGAGCGGGTGCTGGTAGACGATGACCGGGCGGTGGGCGTGCGGCTTTTCAACAACGAAACCTACCGGGCTAAGCGGGTGATTTCGGCCTGTGACGGCCGCCGCACCATTTTTGACCTGCTGCGGGGGGACTATATCAACCGCAGAATAGAAAAGCTCTACGATGGCCATTTGCCGCTGCATTCGCAACTGCAGGTGTCGCTGGGGGTGGCGATGGATTTTTCCCACCGTCCCCACTGGGTGACGCATTTGTTGGATCAGCCGATCGCGATCGCCGGCCAGGATCGCTACGAGATTGGCGTCAAGCACTACTGCTTTGACCCCTCCCTGGCCCCACCGGGCAAGTCGGTGGTGATTGTCATGCTGACCAGCCCCTACAGCTATTGGCAACAGCTCTATGGCCGCTCCGCCTACCATGCCGAAGAGAGCCAGGAAGCGAATATTTTGATTCAGCGACTGGAGGAGTTCTACCCAGGGCTAGGGGCCAGCATTGAATGTATGGATGTGGCCACGCCCCTGAGCTACGAGCGCTACACCGGCAACTGGCAGGGAGCCAGCTGCGGCTGGCTGCTGACCAAAGACACCCTGCCGCTGATGGTCAAGGGCGTGCCCAAGCGTCTGCCGGGGCTGGACAACTTCTATATGGTGAGTCAGTGGACCGAACCGGGGGGCAGCCTGCCGATCGTGGCGCTGTCGGGGCGCAACATGATTTACGAAATCTGCCGCGAAGACGGTCGGGTGTTTGAGGCGACGATACCAGGATAA
- a CDS encoding reverse transcriptase/maturase family protein, protein MQPALETNLMERVLDSENLHRAWKQVKSNQGAPGIDGMVLDDFAAYARLHWGEIRQTLRDGRYRPAPVRRVVIPKPGGKGERLLGVPTVLDRVIQQAISQVLTPLFEPEFSEFSFGCRPNRSAHGAIKQVKAYVKEGYRVVVDLDLEKFFDTVNHDVLMARVARKVRDKTLLALIGRYLRAGVMVEGSSSPSQGARESGCWEFQQS, encoded by the coding sequence ATGCAGCCAGCCTTAGAGACGAATTTGATGGAGCGAGTCCTCGACTCAGAGAACCTGCACCGAGCGTGGAAGCAAGTGAAGTCCAATCAAGGTGCCCCCGGCATAGACGGGATGGTGCTGGACGACTTTGCGGCCTACGCCCGACTTCACTGGGGAGAGATTCGCCAAACCTTACGAGATGGACGCTACCGCCCTGCTCCGGTGCGACGGGTCGTCATCCCCAAGCCAGGGGGCAAGGGAGAGCGGCTGTTGGGAGTTCCAACAGTCCTAGACCGGGTGATCCAGCAAGCCATCTCACAGGTGCTGACGCCACTGTTTGAGCCGGAGTTTTCCGAGTTCAGCTTTGGGTGTCGTCCCAACCGCAGTGCCCACGGCGCGATTAAACAGGTGAAGGCATACGTCAAGGAAGGCTATCGGGTGGTGGTGGATTTGGACTTGGAAAAGTTCTTTGACACCGTAAACCACGATGTCCTAATGGCAAGAGTCGCCCGCAAAGTGCGGGATAAGACCCTGCTAGCCTTGATAGGCCGATACCTGCGAGCCGGGGTCATGGTCGAGGGGTCGTCATCCCCAAGCCAGGGGGCAAGGGAGAGCGGCTGTTGGGAGTTCCAACAGTCCTAG
- a CDS encoding reverse transcriptase domain-containing protein, which translates to MGVPTVLDRVIQQAISQVLTPLFEPEFSEFSFGCRPNRSAHGAIKQVKAYVKEGYRVVVDLDLEKFFDTVNHDVLMARVARKERDKTLLALIGRYLRAGVMVEGSSSPSQGARESGCWEFQQS; encoded by the coding sequence TTGGGAGTTCCAACAGTCCTAGACCGGGTGATCCAGCAAGCCATCTCACAGGTGCTGACGCCACTGTTTGAGCCGGAGTTTTCCGAGTTCAGCTTTGGGTGTCGTCCCAACCGCAGTGCCCACGGCGCGATTAAACAGGTGAAGGCATACGTCAAGGAAGGCTATCGGGTGGTGGTGGATTTGGACTTGGAAAAGTTCTTTGACACCGTAAACCACGATGTCCTAATGGCAAGAGTCGCCCGCAAAGAGCGGGATAAGACCCTGCTAGCCTTGATAGGCCGATACCTGCGAGCCGGGGTCATGGTCGAGGGGTCGTCATCCCCAAGCCAGGGGGCAAGGGAGAGCGGCTGTTGGGAGTTCCAACAGTCCTAG
- a CDS encoding reverse transcriptase/maturase family protein: MGVPTVLDRVIQQAISQVLTPLFEPEFSEFSFGCRPNRSAHGAIKQVKAYVKEGYRVVVDLDLEKFFDTVNHDVLMARVARKERDKTLLAFYFV; this comes from the coding sequence TTGGGAGTTCCAACAGTCCTAGACCGGGTGATCCAGCAAGCCATCTCACAGGTGCTGACGCCACTGTTTGAGCCGGAGTTTTCCGAGTTCAGCTTTGGGTGTCGTCCCAACCGCAGTGCCCACGGCGCGATTAAACAGGTGAAGGCATACGTCAAGGAAGGCTATCGGGTGGTGGTGGATTTGGACTTGGAAAAGTTCTTTGACACCGTAAACCACGATGTCCTAATGGCAAGAGTCGCCCGCAAAGAGCGGGATAAGACCCTGCTAGCCTTTTACTTCGTCTAG
- a CDS encoding integron integrase, with amino-acid sequence MESRPRKLLDQVRDAIRLKHYSYRTEQSYVGWIRRYILFHNKRHPKEMGSAEVEAFLTHLAVEGHVSASTQNQAFSALLFLYRNVLNQELGVLDTVRAKRSNYLPTVLTKGEVRSILQNLSGVHGLVIRVLYGSGLRLSEGLSLRIKDLDFAQRQIVARDTKGNESRVTMLPDSLVESLQAHLHKVKRLHQLDLDQGYGSVYLPFALERKHPHADRAWIWQFVFPSTGRSRDPRSGAIRRHHLHESGVQKALKQAVRASGIAKRIGCHTFRHSFATHLLEDGYDIRTVQELLGHKDVKTTMIYTHVLN; translated from the coding sequence ATGGAATCTCGACCCAGAAAGCTGCTTGACCAAGTCCGCGACGCAATTCGCTTAAAGCATTACTCCTATCGGACAGAGCAAAGCTATGTCGGCTGGATTCGCCGGTACATTTTGTTCCACAACAAGCGCCATCCTAAGGAAATGGGTAGCGCAGAGGTCGAAGCTTTTCTAACCCATCTGGCTGTTGAAGGCCACGTATCTGCCTCAACCCAAAATCAGGCTTTCAGTGCCCTTTTGTTTTTGTATCGCAATGTGCTGAACCAGGAGTTGGGAGTCTTGGATACTGTGCGGGCAAAACGCTCGAACTATCTACCCACAGTGCTGACCAAAGGTGAAGTTCGCTCAATTCTGCAAAATCTCTCAGGGGTGCATGGTCTGGTCATCCGGGTGTTGTATGGCAGCGGTTTGCGGCTCAGTGAAGGGCTGAGTTTGCGCATCAAGGATCTTGATTTTGCTCAGCGTCAGATTGTGGCACGCGATACCAAGGGGAATGAAAGTCGGGTGACCATGCTGCCTGATAGTTTGGTTGAGTCGTTGCAAGCGCACCTTCACAAGGTTAAGCGCCTACACCAGTTGGATTTAGATCAGGGCTATGGCTCGGTCTACCTGCCTTTTGCCCTAGAGCGCAAGCATCCCCATGCCGATCGCGCCTGGATCTGGCAGTTTGTGTTCCCTTCGACAGGGCGTTCACGAGATCCTCGCAGTGGTGCTATTCGTCGTCACCATTTGCATGAGAGTGGCGTGCAGAAAGCGCTAAAGCAAGCTGTCCGTGCGTCTGGCATTGCTAAGCGGATTGGGTGCCATACGTTTCGCCACAGTTTTGCCACCCATTTGCTCGAAGATGGCTACGACATTCGCACCGTGCAAGAGCTGCTGGGCCACAAGGATGTCAAGACAACGATGATCTATACCCATGTGCTTAATTGA
- a CDS encoding YifB family Mg chelatase-like AAA ATPase, with the protein MLARVWSAALVGIDALKVGVEVDISGGLPGVVVVGLPDTAVQESRERVKAALKNAGFPFPMRKVVINLTPADLRKEGPIFDLPISVGILAASEQVNTDALNDLLFLGEVSLDGSLRAVAGVLPIAAAAQKLGIRGLVVPADNGREAAVVPGLTVYSFNHLSEVADFLNHPAGYSPVAVDTTLAMSAAPNALDLRDVKGQAQARRALEIAAAGGHNLIFVGPPGSGKTMLARRLPSILPPLQFEEALDVTQIHSVAGLLKEKGTLVNTRPFRSPHHSASGPSLVGGGSYPKPGEISLAHRGILFLDELTEFKRDVLEYLRQPLEDGYVTITRTRQSVVFPAQFTLIASTNPCPCGFYGDSVQPCTCSPRSRENYWSRLSGPLMDRIDLQVVVSRIKPEEMTQHQPGEASEPVRDRVQAARQRAHDRFKAEPSLQCNADMQSRHLKHWCPLDDTSKTLLEGAVRKLGLSARATDRILKVGRTIADLDGAEDLQTHHIAEAIQYRTIDRMQ; encoded by the coding sequence ATGCTGGCAAGGGTTTGGAGCGCGGCGCTGGTGGGCATCGATGCCCTCAAAGTTGGCGTCGAGGTCGATATTTCGGGCGGGTTGCCCGGTGTGGTGGTGGTGGGCCTGCCCGACACCGCCGTGCAGGAGTCCCGCGAGCGGGTCAAGGCGGCGCTGAAAAATGCGGGTTTCCCCTTCCCCATGCGCAAAGTGGTGATCAACCTCACCCCCGCCGACCTGCGCAAAGAAGGCCCCATCTTTGACCTGCCCATCAGCGTTGGCATTCTCGCCGCCTCAGAGCAGGTCAATACCGACGCCCTCAACGACCTGCTGTTTTTGGGCGAAGTGTCGCTGGACGGCAGTTTACGGGCGGTGGCCGGGGTACTGCCGATCGCAGCAGCGGCGCAAAAACTGGGCATTCGCGGCCTGGTGGTGCCCGCCGACAATGGACGCGAGGCCGCCGTGGTGCCGGGGCTGACCGTCTACAGCTTCAACCACCTGTCGGAGGTGGCCGACTTTCTCAACCATCCCGCTGGCTATTCCCCCGTGGCGGTCGATACCACCCTGGCCATGAGTGCTGCTCCTAATGCCCTGGATCTGCGCGATGTGAAGGGGCAGGCCCAGGCCCGGCGGGCGCTGGAGATTGCGGCGGCGGGCGGCCACAATTTGATTTTCGTCGGCCCACCCGGCAGCGGCAAAACTATGCTGGCCCGGCGGTTGCCCTCCATTTTGCCGCCGCTCCAGTTTGAGGAAGCCCTGGACGTGACTCAGATTCATTCAGTGGCGGGGTTGTTGAAGGAGAAGGGGACGCTGGTCAATACGCGGCCCTTTCGCAGTCCGCACCACTCGGCTTCGGGGCCATCGCTAGTGGGCGGCGGCAGCTACCCCAAGCCGGGGGAAATTTCCCTCGCCCACCGGGGCATTTTGTTCTTGGATGAACTCACCGAGTTCAAGCGCGATGTGCTGGAGTACCTGCGTCAGCCCCTCGAAGATGGCTATGTCACCATTACGCGCACTCGGCAGTCCGTCGTTTTCCCGGCCCAGTTCACCCTGATTGCCAGCACCAACCCCTGCCCCTGTGGATTCTATGGCGACTCGGTGCAGCCCTGCACCTGTAGCCCCCGCAGCCGCGAAAACTACTGGTCGCGCCTCTCGGGGCCGCTGATGGATCGGATCGATTTGCAGGTGGTGGTGAGCCGCATCAAGCCCGAGGAGATGACCCAGCACCAGCCGGGGGAAGCCTCGGAACCGGTGCGCGATCGCGTTCAGGCGGCTCGGCAGCGGGCCCACGATCGCTTCAAAGCCGAACCCAGCCTCCAGTGCAACGCCGACATGCAGAGCCGCCACCTGAAGCACTGGTGCCCCCTGGATGACACCAGCAAAACCCTGCTGGAGGGTGCAGTCCGCAAGCTGGGACTATCGGCCCGCGCCACCGATCGCATTCTCAAAGTCGGTCGCACCATCGCTGACCTGGATGGTGCCGAGGATTTGCAAACCCATCACATTGCCGAAGCGATCCAGTACCGCACCATCGATCGCATGCAATAG
- a CDS encoding cation:proton antiporter translates to MTAEPNFVLDLTLALGCSALGGYIAHRLKQPALLGYLITGLIIGPFGLGLQTDVEQIQALAEVGIAFLLFALGVEFSLTELKRVRAIALKGSFLQMGLTTLLVCSVSLLSGTADSPLQGVFLGLVLSLSSTAVVLKTLTDRGETATVHGQVMLGLLIAQDIALGLMLAVLPVLNQPDALGPALAIAALKFGLFLAGAIALGRWVVPQLIQHIAATESSELFLLTVVALCLGIAWVTSILGLSIAMGAFVAGLMISEIDYADQALGKILPLRDTFACLFFASIGMLIDPNLILNNLGKILELVALIMVGKALIVLPIVMGFGYSLKTALKASFGLNQIGEFSFVLALMGLELGLITEQRYSLLLGTIAISLMLTPLWINLAPRVSDWLHALPVLKDYLNQTEEPKLLSVPADLKDHVIVAGYGRVGEVLVNVLLSRGYPVLVIENSETAIQRLRNRHAPLVQIPYVYGDADSELVLEKTSLETAKALAITLPDPATTRLVLQRALLRAPELDIIARSHTNEEIDVLTQLGAREVVQPEFEAALELGSHLLNTLGEKSLEIQSVLEWIRQDRYRSIRPVAQVGKG, encoded by the coding sequence ATGACCGCTGAACCAAACTTTGTCCTCGATCTCACCCTGGCGCTGGGGTGCTCTGCCCTAGGCGGCTATATTGCCCATCGGCTCAAACAGCCAGCCCTCTTGGGCTACCTGATTACAGGGCTAATCATCGGTCCCTTTGGGCTGGGGCTACAGACCGATGTCGAGCAAATTCAGGCCCTGGCGGAGGTGGGTATTGCCTTTTTGCTGTTTGCCCTGGGGGTTGAGTTTTCGCTGACGGAGCTGAAGCGGGTGCGGGCGATCGCCCTCAAGGGCAGCTTTTTGCAAATGGGCCTGACCACGCTGCTGGTGTGTTCGGTGTCACTGCTTTCAGGGACGGCTGATTCTCCGCTGCAGGGCGTTTTTCTGGGGCTGGTGCTGTCGCTGTCCTCCACGGCGGTGGTGCTCAAAACCCTGACGGACCGGGGCGAAACCGCCACCGTCCACGGCCAGGTGATGCTGGGCCTGCTGATTGCCCAGGACATTGCCCTGGGGCTGATGCTGGCGGTGCTGCCGGTGCTCAACCAGCCCGATGCCCTGGGGCCGGCCCTGGCGATCGCGGCGCTGAAGTTTGGGCTGTTTCTGGCCGGGGCGATCGCCCTGGGTCGCTGGGTGGTGCCCCAACTGATTCAGCACATTGCCGCTACCGAGAGCAGCGAGCTATTTTTGCTCACGGTGGTGGCTCTATGTCTGGGCATCGCCTGGGTCACCTCCATCCTCGGCCTCTCCATCGCCATGGGAGCCTTTGTGGCAGGGCTGATGATCTCCGAAATTGACTACGCTGACCAGGCCCTGGGCAAAATTTTGCCCCTGCGCGACACCTTTGCCTGCCTATTTTTTGCCTCCATTGGCATGCTGATCGACCCCAATTTGATTCTCAACAACCTGGGCAAAATTCTGGAGTTGGTGGCGCTGATCATGGTAGGCAAGGCGCTGATTGTGCTGCCGATCGTGATGGGGTTTGGCTACTCGCTCAAAACGGCGCTGAAGGCGAGCTTTGGCCTCAACCAGATCGGCGAATTTTCCTTTGTCCTGGCCCTGATGGGGCTGGAGCTGGGGCTGATTACCGAGCAGCGCTACTCTCTGCTGCTGGGCACGATCGCCATTTCGCTGATGCTTACCCCCCTGTGGATTAACCTCGCCCCCCGGGTGTCTGACTGGCTCCATGCCCTGCCCGTGCTGAAGGACTACCTCAACCAAACCGAGGAACCCAAGCTGCTGTCGGTACCCGCCGACCTGAAAGACCACGTGATTGTGGCGGGCTATGGCCGGGTGGGGGAGGTGCTGGTGAATGTGCTGCTCAGCCGGGGCTACCCGGTGCTGGTGATCGAAAACAGTGAAACCGCCATTCAGCGCCTGCGCAACCGCCATGCCCCCCTGGTGCAAATACCCTATGTCTATGGCGACGCCGACAGCGAACTGGTGCTGGAGAAAACCTCGTTGGAGACCGCCAAGGCCCTGGCCATTACCCTGCCCGACCCCGCCACCACCCGCCTGGTGCTGCAACGGGCGCTGCTGAGGGCGCCAGAGCTGGATATCATCGCGCGATCGCACACCAACGAAGAAATCGATGTGCTCACCCAACTGGGGGCCAGGGAAGTGGTGCAGCCCGAGTTTGAGGCCGCCCTGGAGCTGGGCTCCCACCTGCTCAACACCCTGGGGGAAAAGAGCCTGGAAATTCAGTCGGTGCTGGAGTGGATTCGCCAGGACCGCTACCGCAGCATTCGCCCGGTAGCCCAGGTGGGAAAGGGGTAG
- a CDS encoding Uma2 family endonuclease yields MRSAGATLPSAITRPINIPKPGITLWEEGGIAPQVVFEILSPGNRFGEMLRKLGFYDRHGVEEYYIYDPDKLELTGLQRSEASLQVIEEMNGWVSPRLQIRFQMTDTGLELYRPDGQRFLTYTELGQLLDQERQRAEQERQRAEQESQRADRLAERLRAAGPEPDEF; encoded by the coding sequence TTGAGATCAGCCGGAGCGACTCTGCCATCCGCAATCACCCGTCCCATCAACATCCCCAAGCCAGGGATTACACTATGGGAAGAGGGCGGCATTGCCCCCCAGGTGGTGTTTGAAATTTTGTCGCCAGGGAATCGTTTTGGCGAAATGCTGCGCAAGCTAGGCTTCTACGATCGCCACGGCGTTGAAGAATACTACATCTACGACCCCGACAAGCTGGAGCTGACCGGGCTCCAGCGGAGTGAAGCTAGCCTTCAGGTGATCGAAGAGATGAACGGGTGGGTTAGCCCCCGGTTGCAGATTCGCTTCCAAATGACTGACACCGGGCTGGAGCTCTACCGCCCCGATGGGCAGCGGTTTTTGACCTATACAGAGCTGGGTCAGCTGCTCGATCAAGAGCGCCAGCGGGCCGAACAGGAGCGCCAGCGGGCTGAGCAGGAAAGCCAGCGGGCCGATCGCCTGGCCGAACGACTCCGGGCGGCGGGCCCGGAGCCCGACGAGTTCTAG